The Deltaproteobacteria bacterium genomic interval CACCCCCACGAGCCACCCGCCCAGGATCCCCACGACGACGAAGATGGCCGTGAGGAGAGGGACGGCCACGATGGAGCCGACGAGCCGGGGGGAAACGAGGAATTTCTTGGGCTCGATCGGCATGGAGTCGAGCGCCATGATGACGCCGCCGATCCGCAGGATGCCGATCTCCGCGGTCATCGCGGGGCCCGCCCGGCCGATGACCATCAGGGCCGTGAGGACCGGACCGAGCGCCCGGATGAGGGAGAGCGCGACGACCGATCCGAGTAGACCCTCCGACCCGAATTTCCGGAGGGTGTGGAACCCCTGGACCGCGAGGACCATCCCGGTGAAGGACGCCGTGAGGACGATGA includes:
- a CDS encoding ABC transporter permease, which translates into the protein IVLTASFTGMVLAVQGFHTLRKFGSEGLLGSVVALSLIRALGPVLTALMVIGRAGPAMTAEIGILRIGGVIMALDSMPIEPKKFLVSPRLVGSIVAVPLLTAIFVVVGILGGWLVGVGLLGVNAGDYFGRMEQSVELADIAGGLWKSFAFAILIGWVCTWKGYNTQRGAKGVGSATTSAVVISSVLVLVGDYILTSVLL